Part of the Paenibacillus sp. YPG26 genome, AGCAGATACCCCAGAAGAATCACCGCGTTGGTTATGAACACTAATGTGCTGTCCCATTGGAACAGAAGAAGCCCTATTACAGGCCCAAAGGCTGCCCCGACATTGGATGCGGTGTGCAGCAGCGCGAATACCTCGGTCTGCTGCTTGGGATCAACCACATCAGAGATCATGGCATTCGCAGCCGGGTTAAACAAGGCTGAACCTACTCCCATGACCGCGGTGATTACTGCAAATGCCCAAACATGATCTGCAAGAGTATATGCTCCAAGCCCTAGAATTTGAATAAGGAGCGCAATAATCATCACAGGCTTGCGTCCGAACCGGTCACTAAGACCGCCTCCGAATATACCGGTCAACATGCCTGCAAAGGGCTGAAGACCAATGACGAGCATGGCGCTCACCAGGGAACCACCCAGCTTGTCATACAAATAGATGGCTAAGAATGGCCGGATAATGAAGGTAGTCATCGCATTCAGCGCATTGCCGAATATGCGAATCCAGATCGCCAGGTCGTACCGTCTCATTATGGAAGGCTGCTTGTTACTGGCGCTCATGTAGAGCCCTCCTTTCAGCCTGCATGGATCTCTCTTAATTCACACAGGTATGCCCTGCTAATAAAATCAACTGCTGCTAACAGTGCTGCTTTCACCACTTCTTCATCCACACCAGGAACTTGACAGCCGAGCAGCCAGACCTGCCGGGTCGCATCAGTCACTTTCTGCACCTCGCTGTCTCGATAGCAGAATCTGGAGAGAGTCTTCTCTTCATCTGCAAGTACAAGCAGTCCTTCAGGCAGGGCCTCCGGCTCACTTGCCCCCAGTCCCTGAAACTCCTCGCCACCCTGGGTAAAGGTCAAATGGATATCTCCGTTTACACATTCAGCATCAAACACGCCAAGCGGAATCAGGTGCTGAAGAGCTGCCACATTCACCGCATCCACAATAGGATGAACCAGTGGAAGCCGCTCCAGCTCGTCCTTGATAAAGAAGCGCTGAATCAGATTTTGTACGGAAGGGGGATACTTCTTCGGATTCAAGCCGATCTGCTGATAAAAGCTTTGATAAGCCGCCATGGTTGGAACCGCCGCAACTTCTGATTTGCTTTTTCCCCGCCAAGCCGTGTGGATCTGCTCCCATTCCGCTTTATAGTCTGCCTCGCCTCCGGCTTCCTTGGGAGTAAGCTGCAGCTGCAGTCCGTATACCTTAACCCCATCCAGGTTTTGTGCTACCTCAGGGCTCATTTTAATTTGAGTGTACATTACCGGCCTCCTGTGTATAAATCCATTTTGTTCAGCCCTCTTCTATCCCAGAACCAAACATGATAGGGCTCTCGACTTCAAGCTTCAGATCCTCGGCAGTCCAAGTCTCCGTAGTGGAGATCAGGATATTATAATGATTCGGGAAATGGCAATCATCGAAACCGAGAACGTACCCTATCACCTGGTTATGAATGACCACGGGATCTCCGCGGCCAATTACCCCACCACACTTCATCTCAGCGAAACCGAGGAAGCCTACCCGGTTAATCAGATCCCCGGCTACACAGTCCGAGTGCGTGGTTGTGACAATCTCATGTATTTCTCCCTGCTGCACACAGCGCGTCTCGAACTCGATCAGGCGCATGCCGCGCTCCTCTTGTCTATGAAAGAGCAAGGCTGCGAATACACCTTGAACAGCCCTTTTTACCAGCAGACTCATATTCTCATGGTCTCCACTTGATAGGTATCGTGTACCAGTCTTACCGCGTCTCTGCCGTCTTCCCCGTGGCAGGCTCCCGCGGCTGCTTTGGCAGCGAAGTCAAGCAGGATCTCCTCGTACTCGTGATATAGGGAGGACTTGAATTCGGTGAAGCCTGCCAGCATATCTGCCTCAATAGTGCGGCCGCTCTTCAGATAGATGATAACATCCTTCTGCTCTCCATTCGGATAGGCCCAGTCCAAGTGTACAGACACCGGAACACCTGAAGCTGTCACGAGCTCCACGCGAGCTTCGATATCAACACCATGCTCATTACGGGAAATATCTGCGGAGACTACTTCAAGATGCCCCAGGAAAAAGGCCAGCGTATCATATACATTCGGGCCGTTATCGGCGATACATCCACCCCCGCAGCGATCGGGCTGCAGATACCATTTGTCGTCTCCGGCATGCTCTTCAATCTTCTCCAGATAACTCGCAGTAACTTTCACGATCTCATCGTCTGGCTCAATCTGCTCTAGCGCATTCACGAAGTGGATATTGTACCTTCTGTGAAA contains:
- a CDS encoding phenylalanine--tRNA ligase beta subunit-related protein gives rise to the protein MYTQIKMSPEVAQNLDGVKVYGLQLQLTPKEAGGEADYKAEWEQIHTAWRGKSKSEVAAVPTMAAYQSFYQQIGLNPKKYPPSVQNLIQRFFIKDELERLPLVHPIVDAVNVAALQHLIPLGVFDAECVNGDIHLTFTQGGEEFQGLGASEPEALPEGLLVLADEEKTLSRFCYRDSEVQKVTDATRQVWLLGCQVPGVDEEVVKAALLAAVDFISRAYLCELREIHAG
- a CDS encoding Gfo/Idh/MocA family oxidoreductase, with the translated sequence MKLRVGIIGMGVISKFYVHALQHKLSNPILTAVCDLSEERLELFKQDGIPCYQDYKEMLRRDDIDAVIINVPNDKHYEICRDALLMGKHVCCEKPMTMNMEEADDLVRVSAESGRTMFTAFHRRYNIHFVNALEQIEPDDEIVKVTASYLEKIEEHAGDDKWYLQPDRCGGGCIADNGPNVYDTLAFFLGHLEVVSADISRNEHGVDIEARVELVTASGVPVSVHLDWAYPNGEQKDVIIYLKSGRTIEADMLAGFTEFKSSLYHEYEEILLDFAAKAAAGACHGEDGRDAVRLVHDTYQVETMRI